The following are from one region of the Nicotiana tabacum cultivar K326 chromosome 3, ASM71507v2, whole genome shotgun sequence genome:
- the LOC107808821 gene encoding histone H1-like — protein MSATGEVENPAVEQPPAEAPTAENQPPATKKSVKEKKPRAPREKKPKSAKTVTHPPYFQMIKEALLALNEKGGSSPYAIAKYTEDKHKDELPANFRKILGLQLKNSAAKGKLMKIKASYKLSEAGKKERITASTKKVPKADSKKKPRSTRSATATAKKTEVPKKAKLTQKPKKVGAKKAKKSAPAKAKQPKSIKSPAAKRAKKVAA, from the exons ATGTCGGCAACTGGAGAAGTGGAGAACCCCGCCGTGGAGCAGCCGCCGGCAGAGGCTCCCACGGCTGAGAATCAACCTCCGGCGACGAAGAAGTCTGTTAAGGAGAAGAAACCTAGAGCGCCGAGAGAGAAAAAGCCTAAATCTGCCAAAACTGTTACTCATCCTCCCTACTTTCAG ATGATTAAAGAGGCTCTGTTGGCTCTGAACGAGAAAGGTGGATCAAGTCCTTATGCAATTGCAAAATACACGGAGGACAAACACAAGGACGAATTACCAGCGAATTTCAGGAAAATTCTCGGTCTTCAATTGAAAAATTCTGCAGCAAAGGGTAAGCTTATGAAAATCAAGGCTTCGTACAAGCTATCCGAGGCCGGGAAAAAGGAGAGAATAACAGCCTCTACCAAAAAGGTTCCAAAGGCCGATTCTAAGAAGAAACCTAGAAGCACCAGGTCTGCCACCGCTACAGCGAAGAAAACAGAGGTGCCGAAGAAAGCAAAACTGACACAGAAGCCGAAAAAGGTTGGAGCTAAGAAGGCAAAGAAGTCTGCTCCGGCAAAGGCAAAGCAGCCCAAGTCTATTAAGTCCCCTGCAGCTAAAAGGGCTAAGAAAGTTGCAGCTTAA